One Arachis hypogaea cultivar Tifrunner chromosome 2, arahy.Tifrunner.gnm2.J5K5, whole genome shotgun sequence genomic window, TCTACATAAATTTGCCATGGTTAATGCCTAATCCCTGCAAGAGTATGATTTCTTAAATGATGTCTGATATGTTTTAAAACCAAGTTTAGATGTAAAACATTTGACATCATGATGAGAGAAGGGTGTTATGAGCTTCATCTTGCAGCATTTATCTTCTTTTCACACACAAAATATCGAGTTGTTTGCACTCTTGTTTTTTCCTTTTGACACCTAGGGAATTTTACTCCCCTTTATCATTAACCTATCCTTCATTTTATTCTCCACTTTTTTTTACTGTTACGAGAGGATTCAATTCTTTAGAAATTCAGAGATGGCACGACTAGCTAAGTAACAAAATAAGAGTACTACATAAATGTGTTTGCATTAGTTGAATATTACAAATGATTTCACATGAAATTGTAGAGAGCAGCAAAGACGTTAAGCtagctagagagagagagagagagagagagagagagagagagagagagagattaaaaCTTGAGGCGTTGTTGTGTGCAAAGCAAGTTCTCAAAAGAGAAGAATGAAGAGTAAGTAAGTATGCTTCCTATAGGGAAGCATGGAGAGGTGTTGATTGTGAGATATGGGAGATGGGAACACAAATGATAGTGTCATCCAAAATGACAGCTCAATAGAACAGATATATGCACGTGGTATGGAAACAAAAGGGAAAGGCTGTCTAATCATAATCACAATCATTTTTTACACGAATAGACTCATCATTTGATTTGAATTCAGTTCATCTCTAGCTATAAATCTCTCTCGTTAGATATAGTTCATGACATGGCATCGAAGTTTTATATCCAAAAAATCTAGATTTCAATTCTTGATGAATTtcaaaagtgaaaagaaatagcgtaaaataaataaaaaaagaaagaaagtctatataaaaatcaaacaaatccaaAAGAATTTCTTGTTTAAGAGAAAGTGTTAAaaactggagaggatccatttcccaTTAGTTCGTGGCCCAACCCTCATGTGCACCATTTCTACAATGACCCTAATCATCATGGACCTTATCATCACTTGTCCTATAGTGTACAATTCCATCATCATTCTTATCTTTTTCCTTCTTACTGTTCTTGTAGTTTTAAATTCCTTTTTTTCCCGGGTActgtaaaaggaaaaaaaaaagtgcaTAGATTGTTTTTGAATCAATATTCCGCGTAGTTTGGCATGGTGCCTTGCATGTGACATAAATTACAAGTATCTTAATTGTTATGGGGAATTTGGACAGCAAAGGATGCAGAACAACCTTGATGGCATTTCAAAATAATATGGAATATATTATTGAGAAGTGCATTGTTCATCCAATGAAGTGCTTCcgttttaaaaatgattttaatatataactcTAGTTTTGTGTCTTatctagaagaagaagaagaatagtgtTGATGGCAGTTTATTACTGCAGAAGAAGATAGATGATGCGTGAAACTGAAGTTGGtattaattattgtaatttgAACCAACCTAGCAATGGCCACATGTGTCTTAAAGGGGATGTATCAATGTGCTGGATCTCAATCATCTCTCTGACCCTTCTGCATCCAAAAAGGGAAATCTCTTATATTGTCTCCCCATTCCCACAACTACTCTCTTTCACTCTATATTAATGATTCATATTTTCCACTTTAACAATTATATTTTAAGTTGATTCACTGGTCAACTTATTAATACGTTTaaataaatattgggaatttgaattacattttatatatgtaaaatttttttttccaataacAAATAACAAATCCTTAAATAGAGGTTAAATTCACGATAAAATAATCATTGGCCTACCagactaaaaaatattataaaaaattatagaataaatATTCAACTCGGTCCTTATCCATTTTTACAAAAGATAAAGCAATTCCTATCCAAAAACAAAGAACACTTCTACCgtcaacattttttatttttggacacCCTCTGTTAAAAAATTCattacataataataaaaattagttttgtgggaattttatttgtattttatgggGTTTTAAATCTccacaaactattaataagtttgtttttgaaaaatttcctcACCAATTGTGGTTAAGTGAAGAAAAACCATTGATGAAAATGATGTCGCAACAAAAAAGTGATTGTAGTACAAATaccttttaaaggaaaaaaaaaaagtaaaatcgaataagaaatgaaagaagagaactttaattttgataatattggtattggtgatgatgacggtagaggagataatgatgatgataaagtaataaaaataatagaggtaGGAATGATAATAATGAGAATAAAAAAAGTAGTGATAATAGTAATAGTAATTAGTTATATTGTTAAAAAGAATTTTatgttaaaatacaaataaaactcccacaaaactgaattttgttattatttaatgaaatttttaaCAGATGGAtcgtattgtcccaaaataaaaaagttgataaTCGAAGTGTCCCCTTTTTTTTGGACAGGAATCGTTTTGTCCTTCATGAAAATAGATAAAGACCGAATTGGTATttactcaaatatatatatatatatatatatatatatatatatatatatatatatatatatatatatatatatattcaacctAAAAAATTGGAGATAATAGACCACCTTTACAACCATACCCTAACTCTTATTAGATATGCTAATAAATTGCAAtggtttaatattttataaactaaaatatGATACTGTTCTATTTTTGAAGAGGTGAATAATGAATGCATAACAACAAATCAAGACATATCATAGATcatagaaaataaaatcaaagtccAATCTACATTTTGGGTCAAAGTTAAATGTAGTTTTCACTTTTGAGGGAAAATGTAAagaatccgatccgatccataaTGTCCATTGAATCTCGTGTGTTGTGCTCACAAGAAGCATATTTTCGTATCCACCCCTTTGCCATGCATATGCCCATTTCCTGAATTCCTTGGAACTACAAAGCTAATGAAAACTCAAACTTATCCTAGATTCATCTGCAGAACATACATACCAGCTGacacttttaaagttttaatattttgtaCGGATACTCATACTAGTACCAATATTTATTTGGTCCTtagaatataataaataaataaataaataacgctATATGGCAAACTCCGACTATAATCTATCCAGATTGAGAATAATAAATTCACATCTCAATCCATGCATAGAAGCATCCAATACTGAGATTGACAAAGACACTAACACTACTTACAGTTAGTTAATTAATAATGCAATAtacaaatctttttctttgtttttttccgTGGTCTTGATGCATTGTATAAATCTAAAACGTGATTCATAAACCATGTAGCTCCATTTTTCGTAAGAATTGTTGTTTCAATTAAGATTCATTAGAATTAGCtaatgaattataactcaaatgatataGTCTCTCCATGTTCAATTAAGAAATCGCGGGTTCGAATCTCCTTATCTTTTTTAAGTTAAAGAAATGCGCATCATCCATCTACCAATTATTTAGAGCTAAAAATGCTAATATCAATATCAACATGCAATTAAAAATTCTAGTAACGAAATTTTGACCCTTGTGTTTTTCAATCATCTCCATTAACATCCGCAGCCAGCCAGCCACCATGCATAATCCACTATATATAACACTATACTATTAAGTATTAATCCAAATCTTTACAGCATTGTGGCAATTAAAAGCAATATTATATCACCGACTTTTTTGCACTTAGCAGTacgaaaaattttcaagaattacGACTCAAAAAGGAAAGTTGAAGCCACCCTATGAAACACGAATCTGAATAAAGTTCCAACATGtgtcataaaataaaaattagccaTCCCAAGTGGATTTTGCACTTAGCCCAAGACACTTATCCCATTCCTCTACTCTCTctttcatatcttatctttatttttattttttcttctccttcatgttGTGGGGTCTCAGCATTGTGAGAGGGATAGTGAATCATAAGCTCCATACCCTTTCAAGAATTGCAGATAGAAAGCACTGAATCCTTCACTTCTTCCAATCCTAGGAGGCAGGGGTGTTAATCAGTTATACatacatgatgatgatgatggtaatgatgatgatgataacattgatgtatacatttttatatatatgtacctgTACCTCCCTAAAATAATCATTGGCAGCATGCATGATCGTACATTTTCGTATAATCAAAATATTCAATTTTCTATATCTATATAAAAAGTAGCTTTAAAATTGATGAACATGGGTCAGCAACTATATAGTATACCATAATATATGTAACTGGcacacatttatttatttaattaaaaaaaataataacaaataatatatttatattatcaaTAGCATAGGCTTCCAATCATGTCAAACATTAATGCTCTTCATTGCATTGGTTTTTCCACTTCATCACATGCCAATGCCACAATTATATAAACCTTTGTAGCTTCTCTCACTCTCTCCAAGTAATACTCATTGCACTTCTTTTGAATCTTTTCCTCTGTTCTTAtatgatctctctctctctctctctttctatatTTAATATCTATATATCATTCATCAACAAGTAGTTaaaattctaagaactatgaaGACAAGGTTTCTTAGAGGGTGCCTTAACAAGTGCAAGAAAATGGGAAGCAAAGTGATACCTTGTACTACTGTGTCTGATTCTTGCGACCAATGTTACCTTAAAAAATACACTAACTTGTGGCCTTCATCTTCTAATTCATTGGATAAGAGATGCTCCATTCCAAATGATGTTCCAAAGGGTCACTTGGTAGTGTATGTTGGAGAAGAACACAAGAGATTTGTGATCAAAGTTGCATTGCTTCACCATCCACTCTTTAGGGCCTTGTTGGATCAAGCTCAAGAAGAGTATGATTTCATTGCCGATTCCAAACTATGCATTCCTTGTGATGAACACATCTTCCTCAGTGTTCTTCGCTGTGCAAGTTCTCCACAGAATGATCGTGTGTGTTTCTGTCTTTATCTCTGAGAGTAGTAGTCTTATATgaacatatataatttttgtatacatatatctcttcaatctaataaattctaggaaaataatttattatgtatAAATAAGTGACGATCTCAATTACATTAGTGGGAAGAATATGACAAATTATGTGTTAATAATGGGCCGGGGAATTTCGATTGTTTGATTAATAAATTTAGTAGCAGTAATTGACTAATTTCTATCATCATTGGATCATTTACCATATCCGTTATGGCCAATTCTTCTATGTCTTTAACTTTAGTGCCGAAATTGTTGAAGTTGTTTTTTGTAgtaagttttaaatattaaaaaattatttatttttatattttttaatttaaatattaatttttatctctttttagTAAGTTAGGCAAGTGTATATAGACACCATAGCATACACCATCTATTATATTCATCAATTATTAAAGAGTGAAAATCTTGTAttcataatatttttgaatcGGGTTTGGCTTGGCAACATTTTTTACAGAGATGTTTGTACttttaaacaattttgagtttggtaaataaaaaaataatgtatttGTGATTGTAGGCagcttttgaaaaataaaaatattttttaaaaataattaaggtAAAACATTTCAAAAATAGttatacttatcaaaattaaaaaatctaatataatcttattcgttaattaatatttaaatttagttcttctattataatatttttatattttaaaagaatatataatctactttaaaaaattaatcaaaataaaataacacattCATTTAGATAAATATCTAATTATCTATCAAAAAGAACTTCATCTCTTTACCATGTTTCCTTTTCACCATGCACTTAATATAATGGTTattctatgtttttttttaaagggTTTATTCTATTGAACCTGTGCTTTGTATGCTAGGGTATATGCATAGTTAGTCATTTAAGCTCTTTTTCTTTCCCGGTTCTGGTCAATGCGCCTAGCTGTTTGTGTTTAGTGGTAGCATTTTGAAGCTGAAAAATTTAGTGAGTGATGCTTTCAGCAatgaataatgaaaattataaattcataatGCGATGAGAGAAAAGAGCATAATAATGGAGGCAAATTGACAAGGCATTGTCACCATTCAGAAAAGTTATCGATAGAAAAACTTGGTCCACGGTATGTAGTTCGTGTTTTCAATGGGAAAAGTAGGATAGTTCTTTCTCACAAAAGAAACCATTATAGGAAAGAGGCCTtaagtattaattagattatgGGTAAACGATAAACcactaaactaacaaaaataattttgatctaTATGAacgataaataagaaaaaaaataaaatatagcaaAAATAACTAGatatttaacatatattcttaaaaagtGTTTTAGAAAGTAGATTTAGATACAGTTTAAGAACCAACTTGAGATGGTCGGATAATAAACTCATTCATCCGTTTAAAAAAGTATATGTGCATGTAATAACTCATTGaccaataacaaatttttaaacgGAGTTTAGATCCgcgacaaatttaaaaaaaaaaagatataaacagGGTTCTCTTGGGTGAAAGATTGAGCGTAAAGCTTTCAAGGAAAATGATACTGAACGTGATATTTAACATCCTTGCTTTAGAAATAAGTTAACTTCAAAGTGCCTTTGTCTATGCTACCTGTGAAAATTTTGGACGTATAATATAATGCTCGTAGATTTTTCCCCATGTAAGATTGTCTTGTTTTCCTTTAATTACTGTCAATTTTTAACTATCGTTCGGTTAAATCCTTCCTTACCATTTAAGCCACGGCAAAAGGCTAGACCATTTGTAAATCTACAACTAAAGGCAGTGTTTATTTCCtcccttttttcttttacttgaaaATTCGTATCTAAAATGCAAGAACAGAATATCCATAGAAAATATTATATCATTGAATACATATAATCATGAAGACATGAACCAAAGTGGTCGAGTCCCGAAAATTCAAGGCACCTACGAAACTTCTCCCAAGATCATAGGCGAAGTTGCGACGGTTCCTTGTAAGCAATCACAATTATTAAGTGCAAACACCTTGTTACGTATCTAACAGATAACATGTAACCAACCCAAAAAGGACATGACAACAATAATGAGGACTCAAATATATCAATATAATGTCTCCCTGTTGAACTTCACGTATTTTCCCTTTGCTGGGGGATTAAAAAATCCCATACCAGTTAAGAGTACCATAATCGAATTGTAATAAAATCCTCAAAATAATCAAAACTTGATGGCGGCAACAGAATCATTGAAAATCGGGCTTCTCTGGGTAAGTGCAGCCGGACCTTTGGATGATCACATTTGCTGCATAGCAACCAGCTCTTACACATTCTGAGATTGGCTTCTCCTGAACCAATTGTGAAAGGAATCCTCCAACAAATGCATCTCCTACAAccacattaaaaataattgaaaacgtATCATCATATAATCATGTTGATAAACCATGGACAACACACATTTTATGACCAGGAGTAGATCACTTTATCAAATGCCTATTAAAATTCTAAGCATTCAATGTCACATATGCTTGATTATCGGTTGAAGTATACCAAAACCAAACTCAATTTCTTTTAGTGTTAAAAATTCAGTTGCACATATGACTTTGTTCTATATTCATCTACTAAAAGCAAAAGGGATATACCTGCTCCATTAGTGTCAACGAGTTTCTCCTTGGGCAATAGGATCACAGGGAACAGTTGCACCTTCCCATCCTCAGCAACACACACAGGGTCTGCACCTTGTGTGATAACGGCTATTCTTTTTCTTGCTGTTACCTTTGGCCACTCACAAATCTTTTTAGCTATCTCCTCAACATTGTCAGTCTGGTAAAGAGAAGAGTAGTCAAAATATGAAGATAAATTTAAAACCAAAATTGCAATATTCTTGAGCTCGGACAAGTCAAAATTACCTCCCAGCCATGAACTTTGGAAAATGTTCTCGCTTCCGTCTCATTTCCAAAAACAATGTCCACATACCTGTATCCCCAAAATGAGACTTCTTAATATCAATTTGTAAGATTCAATTCAGTTACATTTAGATAAGATCCTTACGGCAGGGCTTTCTCCTGTGGATCCCTGAAGAACTCACAGATAAAGGGGGCTGAAAGGTTCATGGTGAAGACCTgcatacaacaacaaaaaaatggtAGTAAAAAGAATGATCAATGATAAATTCTCCTAACTAGTGCACAAAAGAATCCTCCCAATATAAAATCTCACTCATCTATTCGGTGGTCCTTAGATATGGTGTAAATTACAATTCATGCTATGGCAAGTGAAATTTTTGAATTAGAAGTTTTAAGCACAACATTCAGAGGCTTATATCATTAATCAAAAGGAAATACCACATTCTATCCGTATCATACCTTGTTATTTGCAGCAGCATGTTCAGCAACTAATTGAATGGAATCTGGAGATACAGTTAGGAAAAAGCCAGCAATGTAGTAATACTTGGCTTTTTCAACTGTTTACATACAAAACATGAACAATAACAAATGTCAGTCTCAGGACTATTCAGATATAGAGACATAAAGGGGTCCAAACAAATAAACTGGGTACCTAATGCCCAATTTTCTGGTCTTTTCAAATGCTCAGACTTGTAGCAATTAGCAGCTGCTAAGTTGGCAACAAGTGACCTATATTTAGAAGCAATCAATAGAAAGCTTCAGATAATTGTCTTGCAAAAACAGCATAAAGTGTATAACTCTTTGATTCCTGAGTGGCATTTTCTGTTCGTTTCTTTTCATTTGTTTTGATAACtttgagaagaaaaaaatgaaaacacgAAAACCTTGTttcctgttttcattttctattgTTACTATTTTCTTCATGGAATCTTAAAAATAAGaaagcagaaaataaaaatagataatgaGAACAATAATCAAACATAAACAGTTTGGGTTATGCCAAAACTAAAACAAGAAAGAACTTAAGGAAAATCTGACTGCCAAACCTTTCACCACCAACTACACAAACAGCACAAGTTCCTGTAGGTGTATTTTCGTCTTCATAATAGTGAACCTGATCATTTAATGAACAAGTTGATTTCAGAATCGATTTTTATGTTTATCAGTGCAGAGAAACAAATGGCAaggaaaggagaagatgaataacAAGATTATACTTACATTTACACCAGCAGCTGTTGAGTTCTTCTTCATCTCCTCCCCATACTTGTCCTTTCCTATGCAACCCATATAACTTGTTGCACCAGGTTTTTGAAGCATCCACTGTAAGCAGCAATACAGGGTGAGTTATTTTGATCACAACAATTCAATATTGGGATTTACTAACAATAAAGATAAAGTACAGACCTGAGCAACCTTGATTGAATTCTGAGTAGCACCTGCCAGCCAACAAGAAAATCATAGAATCATTATTATGAAATATTGACATCCGCTTTTTCTGTTctttcctttctccttctttagccaGCATGTTCGTGAATCATGATATTACAAATTAATAGTAAAGCAATAAGCTAGATCTGATGTATTACCTCCAGCAATAAACTCCACATTAAATTTGTTGGTCATTTCGTCATACCTGAAATGATGGTTTAgtcatattaattttaaaaaaaaaaatcttgtccACTTACTAAATTGCCTAAAACCAAAGCGTAGCAACttacaaaacaaaaaacaaaagagcTTGGGTAGTGACATTAACACCTAATGATAATTCTTCTATAAATGTAAGTTGAATGTCCAATTCTAATTACTACGTCAAGTTCATAGCTTAAAAGAGAAATTCCAACAATGAGTATTTAACGATACTTATCAGAAGAAACAGAGTATCTAACACACCTAAAACGTGAGATTCaccttaataataaaatttattatatacatAGAAAACAGGATTGCCAGAAAAGAAGCAGTGGATAATAAATGGGCACAGCAATTTTTCCCTACAATCCATGCTATGAAGCTCATCAAGGATTCATATGGATTTTCACTTCTATATTATAATTCCTTTAATTTAATAGTAATAAAAAGTTAATCTAAGATAGTAGTCAGATGCAGCAGCCAAAATCAGAAGTTAACAGCTTATTGATTCCAGTTCCTTGAAATGAATGCAATTCATAGTCATCATTATTGTTTGAAATGAAATGAACTCCCTTCCCTTTCATTTTAAAATGAAAACAACTCGGTTTTCAGCTCCCGGTTTGCTTTTAAAAAAAGCTAACGAGCTTAGCCATTTAGCAAGTAACAGAGAAGTAATTGTTCTATATCTAAAactaaagataataataaaagaaggcaGAGAAATGGAACAAAAATTAGCATGTTTTTGAAGAGATTGATTTCAGGCATAAATGAAAACGAAGTAGCAATTAGTAAAGCATATTGTTGGAAAGTAGTAACTGTGTATAGTAGTCTTACATGGATTTGTGCTTGTCCTCTGCCAAAATAGCATTGTTCAACTTTATATCATACCTGCGCCAAACACACAAAACCGCGAGATCTGAATCTTCTCAACAACGACTTACGAATCGATCATTCGGAAACAAAAAACTCTACTATACTTTTCGTCATCACTCTATAATTACTACTTCTAAGCTCAGAGCTACACTTGATAAGATAcgcagaaagaaagagagagaaggaagaggagattatGCTTACTTCTGCAAGAACTCGTCGTCGACGACGGCGGAGATGTCGAGGAGAGGATTTCCCATTCCGAGGAGAATGCCATCGCACGACTGAGACGCCATTGAATCGAAACGCAGTGAGAGAAAGCAATGAAATGAAAGGAGTGAGTGAGTTAGAGAGTGAGATGCAGATCTAGCTCACGCTTTATAGGCGCTTTCAgattcttttctgttatttacttattaattaattctatTATTCACATTTATGAAAAATACTTtacttattaaataaataatttacctTCATCCATttcatttaaaatcttttttcttacATCATTAAGTGAATAAGATATGATATGTATACATAGGTTGGTTAGATAatatacccttcaccaattgcTAATGGGGGTGTTTTTTGTAATTGAATGCAGTGTGTGCGCTTTCAACTACCCTGTTTCACCAATAGGCAGTAACTGGTGAGATCTGAGAATCCACCAACCCAGGTGGGTCCCATTTCAGCTCCAACTCCATAAATGTTTGGCATTCGTTGCCATACGGCCATACCACAATTCCACAAAGCTACCCTAACTTGTCGGTCACCATTTTTctattttgaaataatttaaaaaattattatattgacTATCTCCTTATATACGAAAATCATCTATAAAACtagttatttaaataaaatatattttaaatataaatatatacaaaaacatatatatatacataaataaataataatggaTTTTAAATATACACATAATActtttatatgtataatttattattaagaaaataaaagtcaaattattattatatataacatTGATTGATAGTGAAAAATCCACACCAACCCCAGACATTTTTTTTCCGGGCAAGGAATATAGTGTCACCAAGCTTagacaaaaaaagaaagaattaacAGCCCTCTATTTTATTGTTGATAAAATGTGAAAGTTACACTGTAATTATCTATTAGTAAAGTAGTATATATCAATTTATTTACACAAAACAAACTAAGCAtaggaaatatttttcttctaGATATAATCTTCTCCAACAACCGtgtgtttttttcccttttgttaTATCAACTTAGATAGCTAATATTGATTTATATTCGATGATACTTTGGATACTTGATGGAGACAAAATTTGTTTACTTTTGCGCTGCATGTTTCCAATTTTGCCCTTTACCAAAACCTTATATGGTTTGTATTGGAGCTTCGCTTCATTAGATTAGGATATTATTGGTCCCCGATCCATAGACCATAACATTGCTTCCATCTGTAGTTTATTAATGTCATCATATTTGACAAGCACTAGCAAAATTCCAATAAACCCTTGACACTACGTGGTTGTTGGAGGCTAATTGGATGAATGGTATTGTCTGACCTTAGTTACCTAGCCAATGACCAATGAATAATGATCTATGTACTTCCAACAGGAACAAAAACTTGTGTGTTTGTTTCCCAAATTTGATATCTTCAAATCATGATTTAGACAACGTGTATATATCCTGAACCAATAAGAAATAAAATACAAAGTGTATATATAGATAGTAGTGATTGAATCAAGCAAATTTCGAATAAGTTACTAAGCAAATAACCGGCACAGACAAGAAAATTGACGACTATGAATGAACGAAACATTGTATGGTACTTTTATTTAGCTAGATCATTAACAAGAATACTAGAATGGAGTAAGGAAGGTTTTCAATCAAAGTGCATGTTAGAAGTGTTAGAGACTTGTCCCCTGTCAAAGGCCATAAGACTGCATGGAGGCTGCTCACTCCATGTCTTTGGTTTCAAGGTCACACATTTAGATGAGTTTTCCATTATGCTGAGGTCCTATTCCTCTGGAAAAGAGAAGGGGAGGGGGGATGAACATTAAGT contains:
- the LOC112760430 gene encoding adenosine kinase 2-like; its protein translation is MASQSCDGILLGMGNPLLDISAVVDDEFLQKYDIKLNNAILAEDKHKSMYDEMTNKFNVEFIAGGATQNSIKVAQWMLQKPGATSYMGCIGKDKYGEEMKKNSTAAGVNVHYYEDENTPTGTCAVCVVGGERSLVANLAAANCYKSEHLKRPENWALVEKAKYYYIAGFFLTVSPDSIQLVAEHAAANNKVFTMNLSAPFICEFFRDPQEKALPYVDIVFGNETEARTFSKVHGWETDNVEEIAKKICEWPKVTARKRIAVITQGADPVCVAEDGKVQLFPVILLPKEKLVDTNGAGDAFVGGFLSQLVQEKPISECVRAGCYAANVIIQRSGCTYPEKPDFQ
- the LOC112720627 gene encoding auxin-induced protein 15A-like, with product MKTRFLRGCLNKCKKMGSKVIPCTTVSDSCDQCYLKKYTNLWPSSSNSLDKRCSIPNDVPKGHLVVYVGEEHKRFVIKVALLHHPLFRALLDQAQEEYDFIADSKLCIPCDEHIFLSVLRCASSPQNDRVCFCLYL